From a single Ooceraea biroi isolate clonal line C1 chromosome 12, Obir_v5.4, whole genome shotgun sequence genomic region:
- the LOC105282258 gene encoding odorant receptor 4 codes for MCQSVIKDLHDYSVQLNRWFLKPLGAWPRSATTSKNERTLSYVLIFVCYFLIAFTAVPCALNVFFEERDIMLKLKAIGPLSHWIMGAMNYCSLLLRSADIRGCVQHMQRDWQIIKRTRDREIMARNAQLGRFVAGFCAVFMHGGVFFHNIVCAMTTVVVPIGDNRSVEMFQLPVPSYSKFIDARFSPANEIMLMTQMLSTFVVNSTTVGACSLAAVFTMHACGQLDILMTRLNRLVEGEDARTSGSLQRRLADIVDHHLRVLSFIARIEDVMHQICLVELLGCTFNLCMLGYYTITNWSDFDAGRMTSYFIIYVSMAFNIFIFCYIGEILTEQCKTVGEKAYMTDWYNLPHKTALGLLLIIARSSNGIKITAGKLFQLSIATFSDVIKTSIIYLNLLRTMTST; via the exons ATGTGCCAGTCGGTGATCAAGGATCTACACGATTACAGCGTGCAGTTGAATCGGTGGTTCCTCAAACCATTAGGCGCGTGGCCGCGATCTGCTACGACTTCTAAGAATGAGCGAACTCTGTCCTACGTCCTGATATTCGTCTGCTATTTCCTGATCGCCTTCACCGCGGTGCCGTGCGCGCTCAACGTCTTTTTCGAGGAGAGAGACATCATGCTGAAGCTCAAGGCGATTGGCCCGCTCAGTCATTGGATCATGGGCGCGATGAATTATTGTTCTCTGCTGCTGCGTAGCGCAGATATACGCGGTTGCGTGCAGCACATGCAAAGAGATTGGCAGATCATCAAGCGTACGCGTGATCGCGAGATCATGGCGAGGAACGCCCAATTGGGCCGGTTTGTTGCAGGTTTCTGCGCGGTATTCATGCACGGTGGCGTGTTCTTCCACAATATCGTGTGCGCGATGACGACAGTAGTGGTACCGATTGGAGACAATCGGAGTGTAGAGATGTTCCAGTTGCCTGTTCCGTCGTACAGCAAATTTATAGACGCCAGATTCAGCCCGGCGAACGAGATCATGCTGATGACGCAGATGCTCTCCACCTTCGTAGTGAACTCCACCACTGTTGGCGCGTGCAGCCTGGCCGCCGTTTTCACCATGCACGCGTGTGGCCAGCTGGATATCTTGATGACACGATTAAATAGGCTTGTCGAAGGTGAAGACGCGAGGACTAGTGGATCGCTCCAGCGGAGACTGGCCGATATCGTGGATCATCACTTACGTGTTTTAAG TTTTATAGCGCGCATCGAAGACGTTATGCATCAAATATGTCTGGTAGAATTACTCGGATGTACATTTAACTTGTGTATGCTTGGATATTACACCATTACG AATTGGAGCGATTTTGATGCAGGAAGAATGacgtcatattttattatatacgtatctatggctttcaatatttttatattttgctatATTGGCGAGATTCTGACAGAACAG TGCAAAACGGTGGGAGAAAAGGCATATATGACTGATTGGTATAACCTACCCCACAAAACTGCTCTTGGTCTCCTTTTGATAATAGCGAGATCGAGCAACGGTATCAAGATAACTgctggaaaattatttcaattatctaTTGCAACTTTTAGTGAT GTAATTAAGACTTccataatatatttgaatttactAAGAACGATGACTTCTACATGA